From one Methanobrevibacter sp. TMH8 genomic stretch:
- the cobS gene encoding adenosylcobinamide-GDP ribazoletransferase: MTDKNKEKDDYFNNEKSSPLRSIGGLITFSTILPLNIYTNIEEMAKMTWFWPVVSAFVGLIALFIGFILNILNFPFFVTSAIIYSFFIWFNGFHHLDGLMDVGDALMVHGSPEKKIKVMRDSMIGTGGIALFFIVAIISVALLDSLILAGSLAAILICEMSAKVGLVSCCITSKSGPNGTGKYFIESMTITKFVVALIIAIIIAYFFASFIGIFGVLGGVFGGSLMALIGKNNFEIATGDVLGASNEIGRLFSLLFMLIAFIMF; encoded by the coding sequence ATGACTGATAAAAACAAAGAAAAAGATGATTATTTTAATAATGAAAAGAGTTCTCCTTTAAGATCTATTGGAGGATTAATTACTTTTTCAACTATCCTTCCATTAAATATTTATACAAATATTGAAGAAATGGCAAAAATGACATGGTTTTGGCCAGTTGTAAGTGCTTTTGTTGGATTAATTGCATTATTTATTGGATTTATTTTAAACATATTGAATTTTCCATTTTTTGTTACTTCAGCTATAATATATAGTTTTTTCATATGGTTCAATGGATTCCATCACCTTGACGGACTTATGGATGTAGGTGATGCTTTAATGGTTCATGGATCTCCAGAAAAGAAAATAAAAGTAATGAGAGATTCCATGATAGGGACTGGAGGAATAGCCCTATTCTTTATAGTTGCTATTATATCAGTTGCTCTTTTAGATTCTTTAATTTTAGCTGGAAGCTTAGCAGCTATTTTAATTTGTGAGATGTCTGCAAAAGTAGGATTAGTTAGCTGTTGTATTACTTCAAAATCAGGTCCTAATGGAACTGGAAAATATTTTATAGAATCCATGACAATTACAAAATTTGTAGTAGCATTAATAATAGCTATAATTATTGCATACTTCTTTGCTAGCTTTATTGGAATATTTGGAGTTTTAGGAGGAGTCTTTGGAGGATCATTAATGGCCCTTATTGGAAAAAATAACTTTGAAATAGCTACTGGAGATGTTTTAGGTGCTTCCAATGAAATAGGGAGACTTTTCTCCCTTTTATTTATGTTAATAGCTTTTATAATGTTTTAA
- the larC gene encoding nickel pincer cofactor biosynthesis protein LarC, protein MVLIIDPQSAGIAGNMIAGAFIDLGCNSNEIKQVMETVTRGFGGANINIKKVNKAGIESTFLEVEILDENNHNNHSISYNNLLSEINEIKKNEMANEDSVFSKDIIEDVFAISKNVFERIAKAESKIHGKLLEEIHFHEVGAADAVADIIGSVFAYCRMGFNNSDENVIGLPIALGGGTTNSSHGKIPIPAPVVVEMLNNTNVSYYGGPVASELGTPTGVALYLELCDEFKDFQPIIKSTATGYGSGRKDFDFPNVLRLIKGKSEVKSQTIDVIETNIDHLSGETVGYLFEKLMKEGARDVAIIPVLMKKNRPGQLLKVISKKDTTNKLLDVIFKETGTLGIRISEQTHRGIASRKIISLNVNVQDKEEEITFKIGFIGDEIISSRPEYEDIKKIASKRDIPLNEVSEIANFEIKKYLDGLD, encoded by the coding sequence ATGGTACTTATAATAGATCCTCAAAGTGCAGGAATAGCTGGAAATATGATTGCAGGGGCTTTTATTGATTTAGGATGTAATTCTAATGAGATTAAGCAAGTCATGGAAACTGTTACACGTGGCTTTGGTGGAGCAAATATTAATATAAAAAAGGTTAATAAAGCTGGAATTGAATCTACATTTTTAGAAGTGGAAATCCTTGATGAAAATAACCATAATAATCATTCTATATCTTATAATAATTTGTTATCTGAAATTAATGAAATAAAAAAGAATGAAATGGCAAATGAAGATAGTGTATTTTCTAAAGATATTATTGAAGATGTTTTTGCTATTTCAAAGAATGTATTTGAAAGAATAGCTAAAGCTGAATCAAAAATTCATGGGAAATTATTAGAAGAAATTCATTTCCATGAAGTTGGTGCTGCTGATGCAGTTGCTGATATTATTGGATCTGTATTTGCTTACTGTAGAATGGGATTTAATAATTCTGATGAAAATGTTATAGGTTTACCAATAGCTCTAGGAGGAGGGACAACAAATAGTTCTCATGGTAAAATCCCAATTCCTGCTCCAGTAGTTGTGGAAATGTTAAATAACACTAATGTTTCATATTATGGGGGGCCTGTAGCTAGTGAACTTGGCACTCCTACGGGAGTTGCCCTATATCTTGAATTATGTGATGAATTTAAGGATTTTCAACCTATAATAAAATCAACAGCTACTGGTTATGGTTCTGGAAGAAAAGATTTTGATTTTCCAAATGTACTCAGACTTATTAAAGGAAAATCTGAAGTAAAATCTCAGACAATTGATGTAATTGAAACCAATATTGACCACCTTTCTGGAGAAACAGTTGGATATTTGTTTGAAAAATTAATGAAAGAAGGAGCAAGGGATGTAGCTATTATTCCAGTATTAATGAAAAAAAATCGCCCAGGACAATTGCTTAAGGTAATTTCAAAGAAAGATACAACAAATAAACTCTTGGATGTTATTTTTAAGGAAACTGGAACTTTAGGAATTAGAATATCTGAACAAACTCATAGAGGAATAGCTAGTAGAAAAATAATTTCTCTCAATGTTAATGTTCAAGATAAAGAAGAAGAAATAACCTTCAAAATAGGTTTTATCGGAGACGAAATTATATCTTCAAGACCAGAATATGAAGACATCAAAAAAATTGCATCTAAAAGAGATATTCCTTTAAATGAAGTTTCTGAAATAGCTAATTTTGAAATTAAAAAGTATTTAGATGGTCTTGATTGA
- a CDS encoding KTSC domain-containing protein has protein sequence MNLFLNNIAFERVYYDNKNKLLFVIFRNTHFTKYVHENVPVYVFDDFKNSNFSNRFYHKNIKDKYKKDISFLTPEDRDFLNISKY, from the coding sequence ATGAATTTGTTTTTAAATAATATTGCTTTTGAAAGAGTTTATTATGATAATAAAAATAAATTATTATTTGTAATATTTAGAAATACTCATTTTACTAAATATGTTCATGAAAATGTTCCAGTTTATGTTTTTGATGATTTTAAAAATTCTAATTTTTCTAATAGGTTTTATCATAAAAATATTAAGGATAAATATAAAAAAGATATATCTTTTTTAACTCCTGAAGATCGAGATTTTTTAAATATTTCAAAATATTAA
- a CDS encoding phosphatidylglycerophosphatase A, producing MKNRKTKLKSKKKNMEIFDNVKLHSDYDYFYIENSDYFLTFTDTNNENQENNGIDIVENIIILLKNYNDNNDFKSSLDSFKSEMKINDNFHNYNSYNSYIAQEYPIENIDYFIESSPHLAIINFINNNINLTKVTENLHMAKVKRGYDSINLDLNQIIYINENLTLKDLIKLYKIAIETKIKYFEYLQLPEHIQDSINNNESLILACKSPIEFKKGETQDLMKLINSKNGNSEENLPNSEKLDEIEKELIKTMVKSCNDSLKNMNLSFGILDYIIAEGVTIDSLVDAGMELCVGIEDTPEIMKEIRLKLKNQILKSLEDLNVIALLMSAIRCEEDFQNNRLREVDVSDDPAYLYTDEVLGIAISNQIAGTKATFNFKRYDEEKPGIISELGPMVDDIFAGLVAGCMSKIFEE from the coding sequence TTGAAAAATAGAAAAACAAAATTAAAATCAAAGAAGAAGAACATGGAAATATTTGATAATGTAAAACTTCATAGTGACTATGATTATTTCTATATTGAAAATTCTGATTATTTTTTAACATTTACAGATACAAATAATGAAAATCAAGAAAATAATGGAATCGATATTGTAGAAAACATAATCATATTATTAAAAAATTACAATGATAATAATGACTTTAAATCCTCTTTAGACTCATTTAAAAGTGAAATGAAAATAAATGATAATTTTCATAATTACAATAGCTATAATAGCTATATTGCTCAAGAATATCCCATTGAAAATATAGATTACTTCATAGAATCATCCCCCCATTTAGCTATAATTAATTTTATAAATAATAATATTAATCTTACAAAAGTAACTGAAAATCTTCATATGGCAAAAGTTAAAAGGGGTTATGACTCAATAAACCTGGATTTGAATCAAATTATTTATATAAATGAAAATTTAACCTTGAAGGATTTGATTAAGCTATATAAAATAGCTATTGAAACAAAAATTAAATATTTTGAATATTTACAATTACCAGAACATATTCAAGATAGTATTAATAATAATGAGTCATTAATATTAGCTTGTAAATCTCCGATTGAATTTAAAAAAGGGGAAACACAAGATCTAATGAAATTAATTAATTCAAAAAATGGAAATTCAGAAGAAAATTTACCAAATTCTGAAAAATTAGATGAAATAGAAAAAGAATTAATCAAAACTATGGTTAAAAGTTGTAATGACTCATTAAAAAATATGAACTTATCTTTTGGTATACTTGATTATATTATTGCTGAAGGAGTTACAATTGATTCTCTTGTGGATGCTGGAATGGAATTATGTGTTGGAATAGAAGATACTCCTGAAATAATGAAAGAAATAAGACTAAAGTTAAAAAACCAAATATTAAAATCACTTGAAGATTTAAATGTTATAGCTCTTTTAATGTCAGCTATACGGTGTGAAGAAGATTTCCAAAATAATAGACTTAGAGAAGTAGATGTAAGTGATGATCCAGCATATCTTTATACTGATGAAGTTTTAGGAATAGCTATCTCTAATCAAATAGCTGGAACCAAAGCTACTTTTAATTTCAAACGTTATGATGAAGAAAAACCTGGAATAATATCTGAATTAGGACCAATGGTTGATGATATCTTTGCAGGGCTTGTAGCTGGTTGTATGTCTAAAATATTTGAAGAATAA